TACTTATTAAAATCAAATAACTAAGCCATGTGTAAAACAATCATCAATCAATCACCAAGGGAATCTAGAAGGTTCACTTTCCTTTCCCAATTAAAGGATAGTAAGCGGATCCGTTGGGCTGAATCGAGATACTACCTTCACCAAATACACTAACTCATTGGATTAGAAAAGGGGTAGACCCCTCATCAAAGTCCATCACTTATCACAAAACGAAAATTATAACAAACTATTAAAAAATTTAATTATGAAATCAAAGATTCACGAATACCTGTTAAAATTAAATAAGAAAGGCGTGAGTAAAACAATCAAAAATCAAATTACGTGTATTGCCTTTGTTTTAATATCTGCAATGACATTTGCTCAAAACAATAAGAACGCCCAAAACGATTTTAGCCGAGAAGGGTTTATGTTCGAATTTGTGCTAGGTGGAGGTATAATAAGCATAGAAGATAGTGCTGGAATTCAAAATTTTGATAAATCTCAAGAAACGTTCATTTTTCCAGATTTCAAGATCGGCTACATGCTAAATAATCGTTTAGCCGTTAACGTTTCTGCACCGGGAATGATCTACGCGGTTAATAATAACGACAGACACTTTGGAGCTATTATACCAGCTGTTCAGTACTGGGTAAAAGACAAGTGGTGGATACATGGAGGTGCTGGTTTAGCTATAGACTCTCCTGCATTATATGATATTAAGGATAACCTAAATGACGATTGGAATACTGGAATCGCAGTTTTGGTGAGTACGGGTTATGAGGTTTACAGAAAAAACAAATTTGCCTTAAACCTTCAATCTAAATTACTCATGGGTGGAGTAAAGCTAAATAATAACATTGACAGAGATGCGGTACAGTTAAGTTTAGGAATTGGCTTTAGCTGGTTTTAATTATCAAAGAAAAATAATACCAATAATCATAAAAAATGCAATCATGAAATCAAATATTCACGAATACCAATTAAAATTAAATAACATAGTAATGAGTAAAAGATTTAAAATCAATTCTTTAAGAACCTTAATATACATGTCATTAGTTCTTCTTTTACTTACTTCAGCTTGCGGTCAGTCCGGCAACAAAACAAAAGCTGAGGCAAACGATAACACTGAAGCCCCTGCAGTTGCAAAACCGGAAATAGATATTCAAGCAGCAATACTATCGGACAATCTTGAAGCCGTTAAACAGCATATTTCGGCAGGAACAGATTTGAACAAAAAAGACCCCATGACCGGGGCCACTCCGTTAATCACTGCGGCAAGTTTTGGAAAAAACAAGATTGCCCAAGTCCTTATTGATGCCGGGGCGGATTTAACAATCAAAAATAACGATGGGGCGACAGCTTTGCATACGGCCGCATTCTTTTGTAGGGTCGAAGTCGTACAGTCCCTTATTGACGCCAAAGCCGATAAGACAGCCAAGAACAACTTTGGTATGACGCCAAGGGAAAGTGTTATGGGGCCTTTTGCTGAAATAAAGCCCATTTACGAAATGCTTCAGCAACAATTAGGACCGATAGGTTTACAAATTGATTTGACGGAAATCGAAAAAACCCGTCCGGTCATTGCAATGATGTTGCAGTAATCAATCCCAAATTGATATTCAAA
Above is a window of Maribacter algicola DNA encoding:
- a CDS encoding ankyrin repeat domain-containing protein encodes the protein MSLVLLLLTSACGQSGNKTKAEANDNTEAPAVAKPEIDIQAAILSDNLEAVKQHISAGTDLNKKDPMTGATPLITAASFGKNKIAQVLIDAGADLTIKNNDGATALHTAAFFCRVEVVQSLIDAKADKTAKNNFGMTPRESVMGPFAEIKPIYEMLQQQLGPIGLQIDLTEIEKTRPVIAMMLQ